One Curtobacterium sp. MCLR17_007 DNA window includes the following coding sequences:
- a CDS encoding sodium:proton antiporter, protein MNAGLIVMGIGVALVLALLGATLVLAVFRIVRGPTILDRMIGSDLVLTTVLVVIAVAMAVRRDLTAIPVLVVIAATSVFATVAVARAVTPSSDPSDEGTDVTTPERSES, encoded by the coding sequence GTGAACGCCGGCCTGATCGTGATGGGGATCGGCGTCGCGCTCGTGCTCGCACTCCTCGGAGCGACCCTCGTGCTGGCCGTGTTCCGGATCGTGCGCGGACCGACCATCCTCGACCGGATGATCGGCTCCGACCTCGTGCTGACCACCGTGCTCGTGGTGATCGCCGTCGCGATGGCCGTCCGTCGCGACCTCACCGCCATCCCGGTGCTCGTGGTGATCGCGGCGACGAGCGTCTTCGCCACGGTGGCCGTGGCCCGCGCAGTCACGCCCTCGTCCGACCCGTCCGACGAGGGCACCGACGTGACCACCCCGGAACGGAGCGAGTCGTGA
- a CDS encoding Na+/H+ antiporter subunit E — protein sequence MTDDTRRISRARRIVVAWRYEVPLGIGLTVLWALLWGSWTPLTLLCGVVVALLVTQALPLPPVPLSPRFSVLHALRFLVVWTGLVIAASFKVAWVAFRPRGVRRSSIVLVQLHTTSEMTFTLATLAISLVPGSYVADVDLHRRRLLLHVLDTERQEQVDSEKQMALRIDALVIRALGSKQDVRELSDPVPEVTR from the coding sequence GTGACCGACGACACCCGACGCATCAGCCGTGCGCGACGCATCGTCGTCGCCTGGCGCTACGAGGTGCCGCTCGGCATCGGCCTGACCGTGCTCTGGGCGCTGCTGTGGGGATCGTGGACGCCCCTGACGCTGCTGTGCGGTGTCGTCGTCGCGCTGCTCGTGACGCAGGCCCTGCCGCTCCCGCCGGTCCCCCTGTCGCCCCGGTTCTCGGTGCTGCACGCGCTGCGGTTCCTGGTCGTCTGGACCGGCCTCGTCATCGCGGCGTCCTTCAAGGTCGCGTGGGTGGCGTTCCGGCCACGCGGGGTGCGGCGCAGCTCGATCGTCCTCGTGCAGCTGCACACCACGTCCGAGATGACGTTCACGCTCGCGACCCTGGCGATCTCGCTGGTGCCGGGCTCGTACGTCGCCGACGTCGACCTGCACCGGCGGCGACTGCTGCTGCACGTGCTGGACACCGAGCGGCAGGAACAGGTCGACAGTGAGAAGCAGATGGCCCTGCGCATCGACGCCCTGGTGATCCGCGCCCTCGGGTCGAAGCAGGACGTGCGCGAACTGTCCGACCCGGTGCCGGAGGTGACACGGTGA
- a CDS encoding Na+/H+ antiporter subunit D: MTFLAPLLVLVPLLGAAVALGLLRHQKLQRAITVAVLVIALAVAATLMVLVDQHGTIVVQVGGWQAPYGISLVVDRLSALLLTVSASVLLLVLLFSIGQGLAADDGEAPVTIFYPTYLVLAAGVLDSFIAGDLFNLYVAFEMLLVASYVLITLGGSEQRVRAGTTYIVTSLIASALFLSAIGLVYGATGTVNIAQISERMAGLPEHVQLLLHTMLLIGFGIKAAVFPLAFWLPDSYPTAPAPVTAVFAGLLTKVGIYAIIRLETIIFPRPQLNTVLLVVAALTMVVGVLGAVSQTDVKRLLSFTLISHIGFMVMGIGLGTVAGTAAAVFYTVHHIVVQTTLFLVSGLMERVGGTTSTRSLGGLLKATPLLAALFLVPAFNLGGIPPFSGFIGKLGLFRAAAESGSPMAYVTIGAGVVTSLLTLYALMRVWDAAFWRPKPAAEAAAPHASVAEPHEHLRAPEPAPVTRSEADGSVVAGGTVTVTDAAPVSGASRPALGTGEKVRLPRMLVGVTTVAVLGSVALTVVAGPLYGYATRAAASLESPASYVQAVLGSTP, from the coding sequence ATGACCTTCCTCGCCCCACTGCTGGTACTGGTCCCGCTGCTCGGTGCCGCGGTCGCGCTCGGCCTGCTCCGACACCAGAAGCTCCAGCGCGCGATCACCGTCGCCGTCCTGGTGATCGCGCTCGCGGTCGCCGCGACGCTCATGGTGCTCGTCGACCAGCACGGCACGATCGTGGTGCAGGTCGGCGGCTGGCAGGCCCCGTACGGCATCTCACTCGTCGTCGACCGGCTGAGCGCCCTGTTGCTGACCGTCTCCGCGAGCGTGCTGCTGCTGGTGCTGCTGTTCTCGATCGGACAGGGCCTGGCCGCCGACGACGGCGAGGCCCCGGTCACGATCTTCTACCCGACCTACCTGGTGCTGGCCGCTGGCGTGCTCGACTCGTTCATCGCCGGCGACCTGTTCAACCTGTACGTCGCGTTCGAGATGCTCCTGGTGGCCAGCTACGTGCTCATCACCCTCGGCGGCAGCGAGCAGCGCGTCCGGGCCGGCACGACCTACATCGTGACGAGCCTGATCGCGTCGGCGCTGTTCCTGTCGGCGATCGGCCTGGTCTACGGGGCGACGGGCACCGTCAACATCGCCCAGATCAGCGAGCGGATGGCCGGGCTGCCCGAGCACGTGCAGCTCCTGCTGCACACGATGCTGCTCATCGGGTTCGGCATCAAAGCCGCTGTCTTCCCGCTGGCGTTCTGGCTGCCCGACTCGTACCCGACCGCCCCGGCGCCGGTCACCGCGGTCTTCGCGGGACTGCTGACGAAGGTCGGCATCTACGCGATCATCCGCCTCGAGACCATCATCTTCCCGCGCCCGCAGCTCAACACCGTGCTGCTCGTGGTCGCCGCGCTGACGATGGTCGTCGGGGTGCTCGGTGCGGTGTCGCAGACCGACGTCAAACGGCTGCTGTCGTTCACGCTCATCAGTCACATCGGCTTCATGGTGATGGGCATCGGCCTCGGGACGGTCGCGGGCACGGCCGCCGCGGTGTTCTACACGGTGCACCACATCGTCGTGCAGACCACGCTGTTCCTGGTGTCGGGGTTGATGGAACGCGTCGGTGGCACCACGTCGACCCGGTCCCTCGGCGGCCTGCTCAAGGCCACGCCCCTGCTCGCGGCGCTCTTCCTGGTGCCGGCGTTCAACCTCGGTGGCATCCCGCCCTTCTCCGGCTTCATCGGCAAGCTCGGCCTGTTCCGCGCCGCCGCCGAGTCGGGCAGTCCGATGGCGTACGTGACCATCGGCGCCGGCGTCGTGACCTCGCTGCTCACCCTCTACGCGCTCATGCGGGTGTGGGACGCCGCGTTCTGGCGTCCGAAGCCCGCCGCCGAGGCGGCGGCACCGCACGCCTCGGTCGCCGAGCCGCACGAGCACCTGCGCGCGCCGGAACCGGCGCCGGTCACGCGGTCGGAGGCCGACGGCAGTGTCGTCGCGGGAGGCACAGTGACCGTCACCGACGCTGCCCCGGTGAGCGGGGCCTCCCGGCCGGCACTCGGGACCGGCGAGAAGGTGCGCCTGCCGCGCATGCTGGTCGGTGTGACGACGGTCGCGGTCCTCGGTTCGGTGGCGCTGACGGTGGTCGCCGGACCGCTCTACGGCTACGCGACCCGCGCTGCGGCCTCGCTCGAGTCGCCCGCCTCCTACGTCCAGGCCGTCCTCGGGAGCACGCCGTGA
- a CDS encoding Na(+)/H(+) antiporter subunit C → MTVTLVLVIAMAVLFSCGVYLLLERSLTRMLLGFLLLGNALNLLLLVMSGAAGNPPIGKSAEVITDPLPQAFALTAIVITFAVSAFLLALIHRSWTLSRADEVEVDEADVAIRRDRSSAEHDDPETDTDPESDDGHERHHEPHAEREERR, encoded by the coding sequence ATGACCGTCACCCTCGTCCTCGTCATCGCGATGGCCGTGCTTTTCTCGTGCGGCGTGTACCTGCTGCTCGAACGCTCCCTGACCCGGATGCTGCTCGGCTTCCTGCTGCTCGGCAACGCGCTCAACCTGCTGCTGCTGGTGATGTCCGGCGCCGCGGGGAACCCGCCGATCGGCAAGTCCGCCGAGGTCATCACGGACCCGCTCCCGCAGGCGTTCGCCCTGACCGCCATCGTGATCACGTTCGCCGTCAGCGCCTTCCTGCTCGCGCTGATCCACCGCTCGTGGACGCTGTCGCGCGCCGACGAGGTCGAGGTGGACGAGGCCGACGTCGCGATCCGCCGGGACCGCTCGAGCGCCGAGCACGACGACCCCGAGACGGACACCGACCCCGAGTCCGACGACGGCCACGAGCGCCACCACGAACCGCACGCCGAGCGAGAGGAACGCCGATGA
- a CDS encoding Na+/H+ antiporter subunit A, protein MVTVLVAFAVVALLVPALTPLLGRRVFFVAAVPPVAAAVLTVTQTDRALHSGVTESFSWIPQLDLAIALRVDALSWVLALVVSVVGALVLVYCASYFGDDEPGLGRFAGVLTAFAGSMYGLVIADDVIVLFVLWEATTVFSYLLIGHDAAKRASRAAAMQALVVTTAGGLAMLAGLVMLSVTAGTTQLSAIVAQAPTGTVVTVSVVLVLVGALTKSAIVPFHFWLPAAMAAPTPVSAYLHAAAMVKAGIYLVARLAPAFALLDGWRETITVLGVLGMLVGGYRALRQTDLKLLLAYGTVAQLGFLVLAAGWGAPAVALGGIALLVAHATFKSTLFLVVGTVDHVTGTRDLARLSGLGRRMPWLATVAVLALVSMAGIPPTIGFVAKEAVLTGFVEALHGPDAAWAWVALVGVTVGSVLTAAYSLRFFWGTFATKRGVEQTEPHALHGLGVVPSVLGLTGLALGLLTPLVAHGIEPAATASSLPGDEPVPHLALWHGLEPALGISALTLLGGVALFAARVRVEALQHRLAGSPSAAGTYRRLMRGLDRGATTLTANLQRGSLPYYLTVILSVFVAGALANLVVGGPWQFHVRFADSWGQIPVVVVMAVAAIAVTAAKTRFAAAVLVGVTGYGMSVLFVLHGAVDLALTQLVVETVTLIAVVLVLRRLPPRINTANPSRFRVLRALFAGLAGLTLAIVVVVSASARTATPIWPDIPALTSSFGHGLNVVNVALVDLRGWDTLGELTVVVAAATGVASLIFVNSREDTLPRLRDRAPGADERTDGEPRAWLPTSAALPTGRSALLDVVVRLLFHGLVVLSLYLLFAGHNAAGGGFAGGLVAGIALAARYLAGGAAELGAAAPVRAGRLLGLGVATAAVTAIVPLFFGKDALYSEFFEATVPVLGHVEFVTATFFDIGVYLVVVGLVLDVLRSLGAEVDRQRLEDSRVPTRDTIEAGRDQEEVSA, encoded by the coding sequence ATGGTCACCGTCCTCGTCGCGTTCGCCGTCGTCGCACTCCTCGTACCGGCACTCACACCGCTGCTCGGTCGCCGCGTGTTCTTCGTCGCCGCGGTCCCCCCGGTGGCTGCCGCCGTGCTGACGGTCACCCAGACCGACCGCGCACTGCACAGCGGCGTCACCGAGTCGTTCTCGTGGATCCCACAGCTCGACCTGGCGATCGCCCTGCGTGTCGATGCCCTCTCGTGGGTGCTCGCGCTCGTGGTGTCGGTCGTCGGCGCACTCGTGCTCGTCTACTGCGCGTCGTACTTCGGCGACGACGAACCCGGACTCGGTCGGTTCGCCGGGGTCCTGACGGCGTTCGCCGGGTCGATGTACGGCCTGGTCATCGCCGACGACGTCATCGTGCTGTTCGTGCTGTGGGAAGCGACCACGGTCTTCTCGTACCTGCTCATCGGCCACGACGCCGCCAAGCGCGCCAGTCGGGCCGCGGCGATGCAGGCACTCGTCGTCACGACCGCAGGCGGTCTGGCGATGCTCGCGGGCCTGGTCATGCTGTCGGTCACCGCGGGCACGACGCAGCTCTCCGCGATCGTCGCGCAGGCACCGACCGGCACCGTCGTCACGGTCTCGGTGGTGCTCGTCCTTGTCGGCGCGTTGACGAAGTCCGCGATCGTCCCCTTCCACTTCTGGCTCCCCGCGGCGATGGCGGCCCCGACACCGGTCAGCGCGTACCTGCACGCCGCGGCGATGGTGAAGGCCGGCATCTACCTCGTGGCCCGCCTGGCACCGGCGTTCGCGCTGCTCGACGGCTGGCGCGAGACCATCACCGTGCTCGGGGTGCTCGGCATGCTCGTCGGCGGGTACCGGGCACTTCGCCAGACCGACCTCAAGCTGCTGCTGGCCTACGGCACGGTCGCGCAGCTCGGCTTCCTGGTGCTCGCCGCCGGGTGGGGCGCACCCGCGGTGGCCCTGGGCGGGATCGCGCTGCTCGTCGCGCACGCCACCTTCAAGTCCACGCTCTTCCTGGTCGTCGGCACGGTCGACCACGTCACCGGCACGCGCGACCTGGCCCGGCTCAGCGGACTCGGGCGGCGGATGCCGTGGCTCGCGACGGTCGCCGTCCTGGCCCTGGTCTCGATGGCCGGCATCCCGCCCACCATCGGCTTCGTCGCGAAGGAAGCCGTGCTCACCGGCTTCGTCGAGGCCCTGCACGGCCCGGACGCCGCATGGGCGTGGGTCGCCCTCGTCGGGGTCACCGTCGGGTCGGTCCTGACCGCGGCGTACTCGCTCCGCTTCTTCTGGGGCACCTTCGCGACCAAGCGCGGGGTCGAGCAGACCGAGCCGCACGCCCTGCACGGTCTCGGTGTCGTGCCGTCCGTCCTCGGCCTGACCGGACTCGCCCTGGGTCTCCTGACCCCGCTCGTCGCGCACGGCATCGAGCCCGCTGCCACCGCGTCGTCGCTGCCGGGCGACGAACCAGTCCCCCACCTGGCGCTCTGGCACGGACTCGAGCCCGCCCTCGGCATCTCCGCGCTCACCCTGCTCGGCGGCGTGGCGCTCTTCGCCGCTCGCGTCCGCGTCGAGGCCCTCCAGCACCGGCTCGCCGGGTCCCCGAGCGCCGCCGGCACCTACCGACGCCTGATGCGCGGGCTCGACCGCGGCGCGACGACCCTCACCGCCAACCTGCAGCGCGGTTCGCTCCCCTACTACCTGACCGTGATCCTGTCGGTGTTCGTCGCCGGGGCGCTCGCCAACCTGGTCGTCGGCGGTCCGTGGCAGTTCCACGTGCGCTTCGCCGACTCGTGGGGGCAGATCCCGGTCGTCGTCGTGATGGCCGTCGCCGCGATCGCCGTCACGGCCGCCAAGACCCGGTTCGCCGCCGCGGTGCTGGTCGGCGTCACCGGCTACGGCATGTCCGTGCTGTTCGTCCTGCACGGGGCGGTCGACCTGGCGCTCACGCAGCTCGTCGTCGAGACCGTAACGCTCATCGCCGTCGTGCTGGTGCTCCGGCGCCTCCCCCCGCGGATCAACACCGCGAACCCCTCGCGCTTCCGGGTCCTCCGCGCGCTGTTCGCCGGGCTGGCAGGGCTGACCCTGGCCATCGTGGTCGTGGTGTCCGCCTCGGCACGCACCGCCACCCCGATCTGGCCGGACATCCCGGCGCTGACCAGCTCGTTCGGGCACGGGCTCAACGTCGTCAACGTCGCCCTCGTCGACCTGCGCGGCTGGGACACCCTCGGCGAGCTCACCGTCGTCGTCGCCGCGGCCACCGGCGTCGCGAGCCTGATCTTCGTCAACTCGCGTGAGGACACCCTGCCTCGACTGCGCGACCGGGCCCCCGGTGCCGACGAACGCACGGACGGTGAGCCGCGCGCCTGGCTGCCGACCAGCGCGGCCCTGCCCACCGGTCGCTCCGCGCTGCTCGACGTGGTCGTCCGACTGCTGTTCCACGGGCTGGTCGTGCTCTCCCTGTACCTGCTCTTCGCCGGGCACAACGCGGCCGGCGGTGGGTTCGCGGGCGGGCTCGTCGCGGGGATCGCCCTCGCCGCCCGCTACCTGGCCGGCGGCGCGGCCGAGCTCGGCGCCGCCGCTCCCGTCCGCGCCGGGCGACTGCTCGGCCTGGGGGTCGCCACGGCCGCCGTCACCGCCATCGTCCCGCTGTTCTTCGGCAAGGACGCGCTGTACTCCGAGTTCTTCGAGGCCACGGTCCCGGTGCTCGGGCACGTGGAGTTCGTCACGGCGACGTTCTTCGACATCGGGGTCTACCTGGTGGTCGTCGGGCTCGTGCTCGACGTGCTGCGGAGCCTGGGTGCCGAGGTCGACCGGCAGCGGCTCGAGGACTCCCGCGTACCGACCCGCGACACCATCGAAGCCGGCCGTGACCAGGAAGAGGTCTCCGCATGA
- a CDS encoding SDR family NAD(P)-dependent oxidoreductase, translating to MHLDLGDRVVVITGAGRGIGSVLAERFRAEGARVVALDLAFDGPDDPDRVVCNVADPESVAAAVATVVERHGTVDVLVNNAGINVDGLVADLSWPDWQRCMDVNLGGTFLMSQAVAPVMQRAGRGRIINAASFAAIVPSVGSAAYAASKSAVVAFTRVLASELGPWGITVNAYAPGMVPTAMNGFATMSTEAQDRLLDTLSLRRWETPDDVADLLVFLASDASAYITGTLLDVSGGKLATQIPSRAHGR from the coding sequence ATGCACCTCGACCTCGGCGACCGCGTGGTCGTCATCACCGGAGCCGGCCGCGGGATCGGGAGCGTGCTCGCGGAGCGCTTCCGGGCGGAGGGCGCGCGGGTCGTGGCGCTCGACCTGGCCTTCGACGGCCCGGACGACCCCGACCGGGTCGTGTGCAACGTCGCGGACCCGGAGTCGGTCGCCGCTGCCGTGGCGACCGTCGTCGAGCGCCACGGCACGGTCGACGTGCTCGTGAACAACGCCGGCATCAACGTCGACGGACTGGTGGCGGACCTGTCGTGGCCGGACTGGCAGCGGTGCATGGACGTCAACCTGGGCGGGACGTTCCTGATGAGCCAGGCGGTGGCGCCGGTGATGCAGCGGGCCGGGCGCGGCCGGATCATCAACGCGGCGTCGTTCGCGGCGATCGTGCCGAGCGTGGGGAGTGCGGCCTACGCGGCCTCGAAGTCGGCGGTCGTCGCCTTCACACGGGTGTTGGCATCGGAGCTCGGGCCGTGGGGCATCACGGTCAACGCGTACGCGCCAGGGATGGTGCCGACGGCGATGAACGGCTTCGCGACGATGTCGACCGAGGCCCAGGACCGGCTGCTCGACACGCTGTCGCTGCGGCGGTGGGAGACCCCGGACGACGTCGCCGACCTGCTCGTGTTCCTGGCGAGCGACGCGTCGGCGTACATCACGGGCACCCTGCTCGACGTGTCCGGGGGCAAGCTCGCGACGCAGATCCCGTCCCGCGCGCACGGGCGGTAG
- a CDS encoding SDR family NAD(P)-dependent oxidoreductase, with product MTNAAPDRVLWVTGGGSGMGAAAARAAAASGWTVVLSGRRADRLDGVADEIRQAGGSADVLQLDAADREAVVAAAATLTARHGRLDGLVLAAGLNAPERRWEDQSVDGFRAILDTNLTAVVSVVDAALPALRASGAGVVVVVSSYAGWSFQPGAGVAYSASKTALGSVVRSLNQQEAPHGLRATHLCPGDVATDFLDQRPQVPDAAARAVMLTPEDIGRTIGFVLDAPAHVRVDELVISPVSQR from the coding sequence ATGACGAACGCAGCGCCAGACCGGGTCCTCTGGGTGACGGGCGGCGGCAGCGGCATGGGTGCCGCCGCGGCACGCGCCGCAGCCGCGAGCGGCTGGACGGTGGTGCTCAGCGGGCGCCGAGCCGACCGGCTCGACGGGGTCGCCGACGAGATCCGGCAGGCGGGTGGCTCCGCGGACGTGCTGCAGCTCGACGCAGCCGACCGGGAGGCCGTGGTCGCCGCCGCCGCGACGCTCACCGCACGACACGGCCGGTTGGACGGCCTGGTGCTGGCCGCCGGGCTGAACGCTCCGGAACGACGGTGGGAGGACCAGTCCGTCGACGGGTTCCGCGCGATCCTCGACACCAACCTGACGGCGGTCGTCAGTGTCGTCGACGCCGCGCTCCCGGCACTCCGTGCCAGCGGTGCCGGCGTGGTGGTCGTCGTGTCCTCGTACGCCGGCTGGTCGTTCCAGCCGGGCGCCGGCGTGGCGTACTCGGCCTCGAAGACCGCGCTCGGGTCCGTCGTCCGGAGCCTGAACCAGCAGGAGGCCCCGCACGGCCTCCGCGCGACGCACCTCTGCCCGGGGGACGTCGCCACGGACTTCCTCGACCAGCGCCCGCAGGTCCCCGACGCCGCTGCCCGCGCCGTGATGCTCACCCCGGAGGACATCGGTCGCACGATCGGGTTCGTGCTCGACGCCCCGGCACACGTGCGCGTCGACGAGCTCGTGATCAGCCCGGTCTCCCAGCGCTGA
- a CDS encoding PQQ-dependent sugar dehydrogenase — protein sequence MRTRTAAPLASLALVVLALAGCTAGPDAEDDPTRGRTTASPPSDLARDEVAPTGAVRDVATDLDAPWSVVLTDDDVPLVSLRDSGDVLELTDDGSPRAVGTVDGIRHGGEGGLLGMAVEDDDLFVYSTGQDGNRVERYPLTGRAGSYGLGDPTTVIDDLPSNSFHNGGRIAFGPDDMLYVTVGDAGDRSEAQDRDSLAGKILRLTPSGAVPDDNPFAGSPVYSLGHRNVQGLGWADDGTMFASEFGENTWDELNVITAGADYGWPEVEGKGGTDRGFVDPVQQWRTDDASPSGLAVVDDTVFVANLQGEVLRSVPAADPTTSREWFGGTYGRLRTVLEGPDDTLWFLTNNTDGRGSSGDGDDRLLSVDLTD from the coding sequence ATGCGCACCCGCACCGCTGCCCCGCTCGCGTCGCTCGCCCTCGTCGTCCTGGCGCTCGCCGGGTGCACGGCTGGACCCGACGCCGAGGACGACCCGACCCGGGGCCGCACCACGGCCTCCCCACCGAGCGACCTGGCCCGCGACGAAGTGGCGCCGACCGGCGCCGTCCGCGACGTCGCGACGGACCTCGACGCCCCCTGGTCGGTCGTGCTGACCGACGACGACGTCCCGCTCGTGAGCCTGCGCGACTCCGGTGACGTGCTCGAGCTGACGGACGACGGCAGCCCGCGCGCCGTGGGGACCGTCGACGGGATCCGCCACGGTGGCGAAGGCGGGCTGCTGGGCATGGCGGTCGAGGACGACGACCTGTTCGTCTACTCCACCGGGCAGGACGGCAACCGGGTCGAGCGCTACCCGCTGACCGGCCGGGCCGGGTCGTACGGGCTCGGCGACCCCACCACCGTCATCGACGACCTGCCGTCGAACAGCTTCCACAACGGCGGCCGCATCGCGTTCGGGCCCGACGACATGCTCTACGTGACCGTCGGTGACGCCGGCGACCGGTCCGAGGCGCAGGACCGCGACTCGCTCGCGGGGAAGATCCTGCGGCTGACGCCGTCCGGGGCGGTGCCGGACGACAACCCGTTCGCCGGCTCGCCGGTGTACTCGCTCGGACACCGCAACGTGCAGGGGCTCGGGTGGGCCGACGACGGCACCATGTTCGCCTCGGAGTTCGGGGAGAACACGTGGGACGAGCTCAACGTGATCACGGCCGGTGCGGACTACGGCTGGCCCGAGGTCGAGGGGAAGGGCGGCACCGACCGGGGCTTCGTCGACCCCGTGCAGCAGTGGCGGACGGACGACGCGAGTCCGTCCGGGCTCGCCGTCGTCGACGACACGGTGTTCGTCGCGAACCTGCAGGGCGAGGTCCTGCGGTCGGTGCCCGCCGCGGACCCGACCACCTCGCGCGAGTGGTTCGGCGGCACCTACGGCCGGCTGCGCACGGTGCTCGAGGGCCCGGACGACACGCTCTGGTTCCTCACGAACAACACCGACGGCCGGGGTTCGTCCGGGGACGGCGACGACCGGTTGCTCTCCGTGGACCTCACCGACTGA
- a CDS encoding aldo/keto reductase — translation MPALTDTFVMSNGLHIPKIGFGTWQIPSGSQAYDATRAALDAGYRHIDTALAYGNEASVGEAVRDSGVPRDEVFITTKLPAEVKTASGARDAFAESSGNLDLGVVDLYLIHAPWPWSDMGSDHRDGNVEVWKVFEELYEAGRTRSIGVSNFAVPDLEHLLGHTDVVPHANQIRWFIGNTQDETTAFCGGRDILVEGYSPLATGGLLENTAIQEIAARYDKSVAQVAIRYLLEKDVLPLPKSTTPSRIAENADVDFVLTPEDVVALDALQDTTD, via the coding sequence ATGCCTGCACTCACCGACACGTTCGTCATGTCCAACGGCCTGCACATCCCGAAGATCGGCTTCGGCACGTGGCAGATCCCGTCCGGCTCCCAGGCGTACGACGCCACCCGCGCCGCACTCGACGCGGGGTACCGCCACATCGACACCGCGCTCGCGTACGGCAACGAGGCCAGCGTCGGCGAAGCGGTCCGCGACAGCGGCGTCCCGCGTGACGAGGTCTTCATCACCACGAAGCTGCCCGCCGAGGTCAAGACGGCGTCGGGTGCGCGCGACGCCTTCGCCGAGTCCTCGGGGAACCTCGACCTGGGCGTCGTCGACCTGTACCTGATCCACGCGCCGTGGCCCTGGAGCGACATGGGCAGCGACCACCGCGACGGCAACGTCGAGGTCTGGAAGGTCTTCGAGGAGCTGTACGAGGCGGGCCGGACCCGCTCGATCGGCGTCTCGAACTTCGCGGTGCCGGACCTCGAGCACCTGCTGGGGCACACCGACGTCGTGCCGCACGCGAACCAGATCCGCTGGTTCATCGGCAACACCCAGGACGAGACGACCGCGTTCTGCGGCGGACGGGACATCCTGGTCGAGGGCTACTCCCCGCTCGCCACCGGCGGGCTGCTGGAGAACACGGCCATCCAGGAGATCGCGGCGCGGTACGACAAGAGCGTCGCCCAGGTCGCCATCCGGTACCTGCTCGAGAAGGACGTCCTGCCCCTGCCGAAGTCGACCACCCCGTCGCGCATCGCCGAGAACGCGGACGTCGACTTCGTGCTCACACCCGAGGACGTCGTGGCGCTCGACGCACTGCAGGACACCACCGACTGA
- a CDS encoding SMP-30/gluconolactonase/LRE family protein produces the protein MSTMTDLVPDPGALERIATGSTWAEGPLWVPATGTLRWSDIPGDRILQWHASSGQTDEYATGVEFTNGRTIDHDGSVVQCSHGHRRVERDRDGVVTVIADAWNGVRLNSPNDVVVARDGSVWFTDPAYGITQPREGHAGVREYGDHWVFRCGPDGADLRPVVLDVDEPNGLAFSPSEQVLYVASSSGDDPVIRAYDVADSPRGDGDAVAPRVKNGREFARFGAGEGVPDGIRVDTDGNVWSSSHRGVVVFGPDGTRLGEVAVPEVVSNLCFGGPDGTTLFLTATTSVYRLPTTARDAVS, from the coding sequence ATGTCGACGATGACGGACCTGGTCCCCGACCCCGGCGCCCTCGAGCGCATCGCCACGGGCAGCACCTGGGCGGAGGGGCCCCTGTGGGTGCCTGCCACCGGGACGCTGCGGTGGTCCGACATCCCCGGCGACCGCATCCTGCAGTGGCACGCGTCGTCCGGGCAGACCGACGAGTACGCGACGGGCGTGGAGTTCACGAACGGGCGCACGATCGACCACGACGGCAGCGTCGTGCAGTGCTCGCACGGGCACCGTCGGGTCGAACGTGACCGCGACGGCGTCGTCACGGTGATCGCGGACGCGTGGAACGGCGTCCGGCTGAACTCCCCGAACGACGTCGTCGTGGCCCGTGACGGCAGCGTCTGGTTCACCGACCCGGCGTACGGCATCACCCAGCCGCGCGAAGGGCACGCCGGGGTGCGGGAGTACGGCGACCACTGGGTGTTCCGCTGCGGACCCGACGGCGCGGACCTGCGACCGGTGGTGCTCGACGTCGACGAGCCGAACGGGCTCGCGTTCAGCCCCTCGGAGCAGGTGCTCTACGTCGCGAGCTCCTCCGGCGACGACCCCGTCATCCGTGCGTACGACGTGGCCGACTCGCCCCGGGGTGACGGCGACGCGGTCGCCCCGCGCGTGAAGAACGGTCGCGAGTTCGCCCGCTTCGGCGCCGGCGAGGGCGTCCCGGACGGCATCCGCGTCGACACCGACGGCAACGTGTGGTCGTCCTCGCACCGCGGCGTCGTCGTGTTCGGCCCGGACGGCACCCGGCTCGGCGAGGTCGCCGTGCCCGAGGTCGTCTCGAACCTGTGCTTCGGCGGCCCGGACGGCACGACGCTGTTCCTCACCGCGACCACGTCCGTGTACCGGCTGCCGACCACCGCCCGGGACGCCGTATCCTGA